A genomic window from Cryobacterium sp. SO2 includes:
- a CDS encoding transposase yields MVVTLAAVARDLYGLDPAEFTAARNTRARELKPSDPALAAQVAALHKPSPAAWAVNLVARERTGGLEALLLLGERMRTAQEQFDRAALGQLGTERRAAVAALARAGGDLAADRGHPLTAPVLGEVEQTLQAGTSDPAAAAAVSSGLLVRALRAVGFEPVDLDGAVAVPGAAPAAAPPSHAGAAEPPSPVHLAAVRRRKEAAQEAEVREREAEAATAELEALDRRAQRLRPRRTSLEAEVADLRDQLGTAEQALAAVHDEDGALADARTRAQRNVEETGRQAREARRDADALTTPR; encoded by the coding sequence ATGGTCGTCACGCTCGCCGCCGTCGCCCGGGATCTCTATGGACTCGACCCCGCCGAGTTCACGGCCGCCCGCAACACCAGGGCGCGGGAGCTGAAGCCCTCCGACCCGGCGCTGGCGGCGCAGGTCGCCGCGCTGCACAAGCCCTCCCCCGCTGCGTGGGCGGTGAACCTCGTCGCGCGGGAACGCACCGGCGGGCTCGAGGCGCTCCTGCTCCTCGGCGAACGGATGCGCACGGCCCAGGAGCAGTTCGACCGGGCCGCGCTCGGGCAACTCGGCACGGAGCGCCGGGCCGCGGTCGCCGCGCTCGCCAGGGCGGGCGGAGACCTCGCCGCCGACCGGGGGCATCCGCTCACGGCACCCGTGCTCGGCGAGGTGGAGCAGACGCTGCAGGCCGGCACCTCGGATCCCGCCGCCGCGGCCGCGGTCAGCAGCGGCCTGCTGGTGCGGGCCCTCCGTGCCGTCGGCTTCGAGCCCGTCGACCTGGACGGCGCCGTCGCCGTGCCCGGCGCGGCCCCTGCAGCGGCGCCCCCGAGCCACGCCGGCGCCGCCGAGCCGCCGTCTCCCGTGCACCTCGCCGCCGTGCGCCGCCGCAAGGAAGCCGCCCAGGAGGCCGAGGTGCGGGAACGCGAGGCGGAGGCCGCCACGGCGGAGCTTGAGGCCCTCGACCGCCGGGCTCAGCGGTTGCGGCCGCGCCGCACGAGTCTCGAGGCGGAGGTGGCGGACCTGCGGGACCAGCTGGGCACGGCCGAGCAGGCGCTCGCTGCCGTGCACGACGAGGACGGCGCCCTGGCCGATGCCCGCACGCGAGCACAGCGGAACGTCGAAGAGACAGGCCGGCAAGCCCGCGAGGCCAGACGGGACGCCGACGCTCTCACGACGCCACGATGA
- a CDS encoding trypsin-like peptidase domain-containing protein: MNDVPEMDDDGLLDAYSRTIMAVATGVLPSVASVTVQSRRGAGAGSASVITADGFLLTSAHVVAGAESAEIGFADGTATRVDVVGRDTLSDLAVLHARGSTPQPVPLGDAARLRVGQVVVALGNPLGLAGSVTAGIVSALGRSLPTRSGRVIDEVIQTDAALNPGNSGGVLADSSGRMVGVNTAVAGVGVGLAVPINDTTRAIITALMTTGRMRRAWLGIAGAQVPLPPALAARIGSPTGLQVAGVSPGSPAEEAGLHRGDIVVELAGQPVVTATAVQQLMVEDAIDRPIEITVWRNGALVDAITVPRELDES, from the coding sequence ATGAACGATGTGCCGGAGATGGATGACGACGGGCTCCTCGACGCCTACTCCAGAACAATCATGGCCGTGGCGACCGGGGTGTTGCCGAGTGTGGCCAGCGTCACGGTGCAGAGCCGCCGCGGTGCGGGGGCGGGCAGCGCGAGCGTCATCACCGCGGACGGTTTCCTCCTCACCAGCGCCCACGTCGTCGCCGGCGCCGAAAGCGCCGAGATCGGGTTCGCCGACGGCACCGCCACCCGGGTGGATGTGGTCGGCCGCGACACCCTGTCCGACCTCGCCGTGCTGCACGCGCGCGGCTCCACGCCGCAGCCGGTGCCGCTGGGCGATGCCGCCCGGCTGCGGGTGGGCCAGGTGGTGGTGGCCCTGGGCAACCCGCTGGGGTTGGCCGGCAGCGTCACCGCCGGCATCGTGTCGGCGCTCGGCCGCTCGCTGCCCACCCGGTCCGGCCGGGTCATCGACGAGGTGATCCAGACCGACGCCGCGCTCAACCCCGGTAACAGCGGCGGCGTGCTCGCCGATAGTTCCGGGCGCATGGTCGGGGTCAACACGGCGGTGGCGGGCGTCGGCGTCGGCCTCGCGGTGCCGATCAACGACACCACCAGGGCGATCATCACGGCCTTGATGACCACAGGCCGCATGCGCCGGGCCTGGCTCGGGATCGCGGGCGCCCAGGTACCGCTTCCGCCCGCCCTGGCGGCACGGATCGGCTCCCCCACCGGGCTGCAGGTGGCCGGCGTCTCACCGGGCAGTCCGGCCGAGGAAGCGGGCCTGCACCGCGGCGACATCGTGGTGGAACTGGCCGGCCAGCCCGTCGTGACGGCCACCGCCGTTCAGCAGCTGATGGTCGAGGACGCGATCGACCGGCCCATCGAGATCACGGTGTGGCGCAACGGCGCCCTCGTGGACGCGATCACCGTTCCGCGGGAGCTCGACGAGTCCTAG
- a CDS encoding DUF2277 domain-containing protein, translated as MCRNIHQLHNFEPAATDDEVHAAALQFVRKISGATKPSKANEAAFERAVEEIAHISRHLLEDLVTAAPPKNRELEAEKAKARSAKRFAAA; from the coding sequence ATGTGTCGGAACATCCATCAACTGCACAATTTCGAACCCGCCGCCACCGACGACGAGGTGCACGCGGCCGCCCTGCAGTTCGTGCGCAAGATCAGCGGCGCCACCAAGCCCTCGAAGGCCAATGAGGCCGCCTTCGAGCGCGCGGTGGAAGAGATCGCCCACATCTCGAGGCACCTGCTGGAGGACCTGGTCACGGCCGCTCCGCCCAAGAACCGCGAGCTCGAGGCGGAGAAGGCCAAGGCGCGCTCGGCGAAGCGGTTCGCCGCGGCCTGA
- a CDS encoding Gfo/Idh/MocA family oxidoreductase: MTTTRWAIFGPGDIGGWFARALPGSAHGTLHAVGSTNPGRAAAFAAVHGAPVTGTYEELLARDDIDAVYISTVHTTHADLAVAALTAGKAVLCEKPVAPSTEDVERVLRRAASAGLPFVEAYKHRFGPFARALDAAVAAREVGAPLRLSASFGFAAAERSGRLFDPALAGGAILDVGGYPVSLAVGLAAAAGIDPADLAITAVAGHIGDTGVDEHATAMVTGEGFTAEVECSIVAELPRSATLTGGRGSIELPDAFGSRNASAASFVVRADGRDRVVEVPTVDPFAAEADAVSLALREDRTEAPEVPWVQSRNIARLLEQWRAGLND, translated from the coding sequence ATGACAACAACGCGGTGGGCAATCTTTGGACCTGGCGACATCGGCGGCTGGTTCGCACGGGCGCTGCCCGGGTCGGCGCACGGCACTCTGCATGCCGTGGGCAGCACGAACCCCGGCCGGGCGGCCGCGTTCGCCGCGGTTCACGGTGCTCCCGTCACCGGCACCTACGAGGAGCTCCTGGCCAGGGACGACATCGACGCCGTGTACATCTCGACGGTGCACACCACCCACGCGGATCTCGCCGTTGCTGCGCTCACCGCCGGGAAGGCCGTGCTGTGCGAGAAGCCGGTGGCGCCCAGCACCGAGGACGTGGAACGGGTGCTGCGCCGGGCCGCATCCGCCGGGCTGCCGTTCGTCGAGGCGTACAAGCACCGGTTCGGCCCATTCGCGCGGGCGCTCGATGCCGCGGTCGCTGCCCGGGAGGTGGGGGCGCCGCTTCGGCTGAGCGCCTCGTTCGGATTCGCGGCGGCTGAGCGGTCCGGGCGGCTGTTCGATCCCGCCCTGGCCGGTGGGGCGATCCTCGACGTGGGCGGATATCCGGTCTCTCTCGCGGTGGGGCTGGCGGCTGCCGCCGGCATCGATCCTGCCGATCTCGCCATCACGGCCGTCGCGGGTCACATCGGCGACACCGGCGTGGACGAGCACGCGACGGCGATGGTCACCGGTGAGGGCTTCACTGCGGAGGTGGAGTGTTCCATCGTGGCCGAGCTCCCGCGGTCCGCGACGCTCACAGGTGGCCGCGGCAGCATTGAGTTGCCCGACGCGTTCGGCAGCCGCAACGCGTCCGCTGCGTCGTTCGTGGTGCGTGCGGATGGTCGCGATCGTGTGGTCGAGGTGCCGACGGTGGACCCGTTCGCCGCGGAGGCCGATGCCGTCTCGCTGGCTCTGCGGGAGGATCGAACCGAGGCGCCCGAGGTGCCCTGGGTGCAGAGTCGCAACATTGCGCGCCTGCTCGAGCAGTGGCGCGCGGGCCTCAACGACTGA
- a CDS encoding CHAP domain-containing protein: MTQSGPAGSPEGDGALPTRREARARREAAAALAAGTPLSAPAAAAPPADAAVPAEVVVLAPAEPAVPVPPVPVQSVSPDLAVVVESATTLPAVTAVPTPVDDQILVERAPLTRPESAPPGSTVPGLAAPQPLASEPTVHGIPVPPRGVRLRPVRFTRQSASSATQAPAGSRPAAATRPTQRRKPIAKMVTLLAIPAIFLTAALPAYAFSPQGGSTGISSQASGETQDLTVTAAAAAASISTDGFTATSQAELDDIEAGLQADLAQQQAAEEARSAAAEFAVYGIRAEGDDYPWPTAGTESQGGGLSPLGYYYRECVDFVAWRLNRDAGSTGSPWKWTWSTMTPGGGNASAWASNWAAKGWPSSKSPVVGAVAWFTYNHVAYVQSVPGDGTVVLEEYNWMGSHAYHTRTVPISEVPVYLYPPT; encoded by the coding sequence GTGACTCAATCCGGCCCAGCCGGCTCGCCCGAGGGCGACGGCGCGCTTCCCACGCGCCGCGAGGCTCGCGCCCGCCGCGAGGCCGCCGCCGCACTCGCCGCAGGGACCCCGCTTTCCGCACCGGCCGCCGCCGCACCGCCCGCTGATGCAGCGGTTCCTGCCGAGGTCGTCGTGCTCGCCCCGGCCGAACCCGCGGTGCCCGTTCCTCCCGTGCCGGTGCAGTCGGTCTCACCCGACCTTGCCGTCGTCGTGGAGAGCGCGACCACGTTGCCCGCGGTGACTGCAGTGCCCACCCCGGTGGACGACCAGATTCTCGTCGAGCGCGCGCCGCTCACCAGGCCGGAATCCGCTCCGCCCGGGTCCACGGTTCCCGGACTGGCCGCCCCGCAGCCGTTGGCATCCGAGCCGACGGTGCACGGCATCCCGGTCCCGCCTCGCGGGGTCCGGCTGCGCCCGGTCCGCTTCACACGGCAGTCCGCATCGTCGGCCACTCAGGCTCCCGCCGGGTCCCGGCCGGCCGCGGCCACGCGACCCACCCAGCGCCGCAAGCCGATCGCGAAGATGGTCACCCTGCTGGCGATCCCGGCGATCTTCCTCACCGCGGCTCTGCCCGCCTACGCTTTCTCCCCGCAGGGCGGCTCGACCGGCATCAGCAGTCAGGCCTCCGGCGAAACCCAGGACCTCACCGTGACCGCCGCCGCGGCAGCGGCGAGCATCTCGACCGACGGCTTCACTGCGACGAGCCAGGCCGAACTCGACGACATCGAAGCCGGCCTGCAGGCGGACCTCGCCCAGCAGCAGGCCGCAGAAGAGGCCCGCTCGGCGGCCGCCGAATTCGCCGTGTACGGCATCCGCGCCGAGGGCGACGACTACCCGTGGCCGACCGCGGGCACCGAGTCCCAGGGCGGCGGGCTCTCGCCCCTCGGCTACTACTACCGCGAGTGCGTGGACTTCGTGGCGTGGCGCCTCAACCGCGACGCCGGCAGCACGGGCAGCCCGTGGAAGTGGACCTGGTCGACGATGACCCCCGGCGGCGGCAACGCCTCAGCCTGGGCGAGCAACTGGGCGGCCAAGGGCTGGCCCTCCAGCAAGTCGCCCGTCGTGGGCGCTGTGGCCTGGTTCACCTACAACCACGTCGCCTACGTGCAGTCAGTGCCCGGCGACGGCACCGTGGTGCTCGAAGAGTACAACTGGATGGGCTCGCACGCGTATCACACGCGCACCGTGCCGATCAGCGAGGTGCCCGTTTACCTCTACCCGCCGACCTAG
- a CDS encoding HNH endonuclease: MRTLVLNAGYEPLAVVSFKRALVLVMNQKATIIQADQGHPVWAATGSWERPSVILLTRYVRLPRSRAVPVSRRGVLRRDEHRCCYCGKSASTIDHVQPRSRGGRDTWDNLVACCLRCNNLKSDRTPAEMGWDMHFDPRMPQGTTWVVSGVERPLPQWDEFLAPAVAA; this comes from the coding sequence ATGCGCACACTGGTCCTCAACGCGGGATATGAACCCCTCGCGGTCGTTTCGTTCAAACGCGCACTCGTGCTCGTGATGAACCAGAAGGCAACCATCATCCAAGCAGACCAGGGCCACCCGGTCTGGGCGGCGACGGGGTCGTGGGAGCGGCCCAGCGTCATCCTGCTCACCCGGTACGTGCGCCTGCCGCGCTCACGGGCCGTGCCGGTGAGCCGCCGCGGCGTGCTGAGGCGCGACGAGCACCGCTGCTGCTACTGCGGCAAATCCGCCAGCACCATCGACCATGTGCAGCCGCGGTCCCGCGGCGGCCGCGATACCTGGGACAACCTGGTGGCCTGCTGCCTGCGCTGCAACAACCTCAAGAGCGACCGCACCCCCGCCGAAATGGGCTGGGACATGCACTTCGACCCCCGGATGCCGCAGGGCACCACCTGGGTGGTGAGCGGGGTGGAACGGCCACTGCCGCAGTGGGACGAGTTCCTCGCTCCCGCCGTGGCCGCGTAG
- a CDS encoding C40 family peptidase, which translates to MQRPGAPVKRPARRSPAGSIVMMTLAAGLVATMALPAYAFAPTDGEGSFAATDTTELTKAGEQAVAVDDTAATVTVAADGFSATSQAEIDAADAAAAAEAARVAAAASMTTYAASYSGPSVADYLANPAYPSFDLASVYNVALQYQGVPYVYGGATPAGFDCSGFVMYVYAQFGISLPHSSTGQGAAGTRIALADAQPGDLVIMDGHDGFYAGNGNILHAPYEGAAVRVQPIWTSDYYIVRLGI; encoded by the coding sequence GTGCAGCGCCCAGGCGCCCCCGTCAAGCGCCCGGCGCGACGCAGCCCGGCCGGCAGCATCGTGATGATGACCCTCGCTGCTGGACTCGTCGCCACCATGGCCCTGCCGGCGTATGCGTTCGCCCCGACGGACGGCGAGGGATCCTTCGCCGCCACCGACACCACCGAGCTCACCAAGGCCGGCGAGCAGGCCGTGGCCGTGGATGACACTGCCGCCACGGTGACGGTCGCCGCCGACGGCTTCTCGGCCACGTCCCAGGCCGAGATCGATGCCGCCGACGCCGCCGCGGCCGCTGAAGCTGCCCGGGTGGCCGCCGCCGCGTCGATGACGACCTACGCCGCCTCGTACTCCGGCCCGTCGGTTGCCGACTACCTGGCCAACCCCGCCTATCCGAGTTTCGACCTCGCCTCGGTGTACAACGTGGCCCTGCAGTACCAGGGCGTGCCCTATGTCTACGGCGGCGCCACTCCGGCCGGCTTCGACTGCTCCGGCTTCGTGATGTACGTCTACGCACAGTTCGGCATCTCGCTGCCGCACTCCTCCACCGGGCAGGGCGCCGCCGGCACCCGCATCGCCCTCGCCGACGCCCAGCCGGGCGACCTGGTGATCATGGACGGACACGACGGGTTCTACGCCGGCAACGGCAACATCCTGCACGCCCCCTATGAAGGAGCAGCCGTTCGGGTGCAGCCGATCTGGACCAGCGACTACTACATCGTTCGACTGGGTATCTGA
- a CDS encoding metal-dependent transcriptional regulator: MTDLIDTTEMYLRTILDLEEENIVPLRARISERLGHSGPTVSQTVARMERDGLVVVSGDRHLELTLSGRSKAVHVMRKHRLAERLLSDVIGLEWEFVHDEACRWEHVMSEQVERKILEILGHPTESPYGNPIPGLDELGDSPAVAFMAGVTNLLDVVAASAEPVSAVIRRMGEPVQFDPELLAQLKQSGVLPGNTGVFSAAGSYVLVQVEGFGDGLELPNEVAGHIFVTTPPIGV; the protein is encoded by the coding sequence ATGACTGACCTGATCGACACGACCGAAATGTATCTCCGTACCATCCTCGATCTGGAGGAAGAGAACATCGTTCCCCTCCGCGCGAGGATCTCGGAGAGGCTGGGCCACTCCGGTCCCACGGTCTCCCAGACGGTGGCGCGCATGGAAAGGGACGGCCTGGTGGTCGTCTCCGGCGACCGTCACCTCGAGCTCACCCTCAGCGGCCGCAGCAAGGCCGTGCACGTGATGCGCAAGCACCGTCTCGCGGAACGGCTGCTCAGCGACGTCATCGGCCTCGAGTGGGAATTCGTCCACGACGAAGCCTGCCGCTGGGAGCACGTCATGAGCGAGCAGGTCGAGCGCAAAATCCTCGAAATCCTTGGTCACCCGACGGAATCCCCGTACGGCAACCCGATCCCCGGACTCGACGAGCTGGGCGACTCGCCCGCCGTGGCGTTCATGGCCGGCGTCACCAACCTGCTCGATGTCGTCGCGGCGTCGGCGGAGCCCGTGAGCGCGGTCATCCGGCGCATGGGCGAGCCCGTGCAGTTCGACCCGGAGCTGCTGGCGCAGCTCAAGCAGTCCGGTGTGCTGCCGGGCAACACCGGCGTGTTCTCCGCCGCCGGCTCCTATGTGCTCGTGCAGGTTGAGGGCTTCGGCGACGGACTCGAGTTGCCCAACGAGGTGGCCGGCCACATCTTCGTGACCACGCCCCCCATTGGGGTGTAA
- the serC gene encoding phosphoserine transaminase: MPDIQIPTEFLPADGRFGCGPSKIRQEQLDYLSGAGASILGTSHRQAPVKNLVGRVRTGLTDLFRAPAGYELIMGNGGSTAFWDAAAFSLIETRAQNLVFGEFGGKFAAAAAAPFLTAPDVIKSAPGSLATAVPTEGIDVYAWPQNETSTGVMAPVTRVQGDAGALTVIDATSAAAGIDFEADQADVYYFAPQKNLASDGGIWLALFSPAAIERVERIAASGRYIPEFLSLKNAIDNSRLNQTLNTPAVSTLLLMENQLDWINGNGGLAWASARTAESSSVLYDWAATVDYATPFVADPSQRSQVVATIDFDDSIDAAAIAKVLRANGIVDTEPYRKLGRNQLRVATFTAIDPADVRKLVSSIEYVVANLG, translated from the coding sequence ATGCCGGACATACAGATCCCCACCGAATTCCTGCCCGCCGACGGACGATTTGGCTGCGGCCCGTCCAAGATCCGCCAGGAGCAGCTTGACTACCTGTCCGGCGCCGGCGCGAGCATCCTCGGTACCTCCCACCGCCAGGCACCCGTGAAAAACCTCGTCGGGCGCGTCCGCACCGGCCTCACCGACCTGTTCCGCGCCCCGGCGGGCTACGAACTCATCATGGGCAACGGCGGCTCGACCGCGTTCTGGGACGCCGCCGCGTTCTCGCTGATCGAGACCCGCGCGCAGAACCTCGTCTTCGGTGAGTTCGGTGGCAAGTTCGCCGCCGCGGCCGCCGCTCCGTTCCTCACCGCACCCGACGTGATCAAGTCCGCGCCGGGTTCGCTGGCCACCGCCGTGCCCACCGAGGGCATCGACGTGTACGCCTGGCCCCAGAACGAGACCTCCACCGGCGTCATGGCCCCGGTCACCCGGGTGCAGGGCGACGCGGGGGCGCTCACCGTCATCGACGCCACCAGCGCCGCCGCGGGCATCGACTTCGAGGCCGACCAGGCGGATGTCTACTACTTCGCCCCGCAGAAGAACCTCGCCTCCGACGGCGGCATCTGGTTGGCGCTGTTCTCCCCCGCAGCGATCGAACGGGTCGAGCGCATCGCGGCCAGCGGCCGGTACATCCCGGAGTTCCTCAGCCTGAAGAACGCGATCGACAACTCGCGGCTCAACCAGACGCTGAACACGCCGGCCGTGTCCACTCTGTTGCTGATGGAGAACCAGCTCGACTGGATCAACGGCAACGGCGGACTCGCCTGGGCTTCGGCCCGCACTGCGGAGTCGTCGTCTGTGCTGTACGACTGGGCTGCGACCGTCGACTACGCCACCCCGTTCGTGGCCGACCCGAGCCAGCGCTCGCAGGTCGTCGCCACCATCGACTTCGACGACAGCATCGACGCCGCCGCGATCGCCAAGGTGCTGCGCGCCAACGGCATCGTCGACACCGAGCCGTACCGCAAGCTCGGCCGCAACCAGCTGCGCGTCGCGACCTTCACGGCGATCGACCCGGCGGATGTGCGCAAGCTCGTCTCGTCGATCGAGTACGTTGTGGCCAACCTGGGTTAG
- a CDS encoding DUF2530 domain-containing protein produces the protein MRFWLKDSERRPDPLPARANAQKAVAAGSAGWLVALVLAVVFRAELQAAGLGWWLWCAFIGLGLGLAALLFVLLRRR, from the coding sequence ATGCGGTTCTGGCTCAAGGACAGCGAAAGACGGCCGGACCCGCTGCCCGCCCGCGCGAATGCGCAGAAGGCGGTGGCAGCGGGTTCGGCCGGCTGGCTAGTCGCGCTGGTTCTGGCCGTCGTCTTCCGCGCTGAACTGCAAGCCGCGGGCCTGGGCTGGTGGCTGTGGTGCGCCTTCATCGGCCTGGGCCTCGGGCTCGCCGCTCTGCTCTTCGTTCTGCTCCGGCGCCGCTAG
- a CDS encoding cold shock domain-containing protein: MPTGKVKFYDEEKGFGFISSDDGHEVFLHASAVPAGVTVKAGMKLEFGIADGKRGAQALSVRVLEAPPSLAKLSRKPADDMAIIVEDLVKLLDGIGASLRRGRYPDSSHSKKIAAMLRKVAEELDA; encoded by the coding sequence ATGCCCACCGGCAAAGTCAAGTTCTACGACGAGGAGAAGGGTTTTGGCTTCATCAGTTCCGATGACGGCCACGAAGTCTTCCTGCACGCATCTGCGGTGCCCGCCGGAGTGACGGTGAAGGCCGGGATGAAACTCGAGTTCGGCATCGCCGACGGCAAGCGGGGTGCCCAGGCGCTGTCCGTGCGCGTGCTCGAGGCCCCGCCGAGCCTGGCCAAGCTCAGCCGCAAGCCGGCCGACGACATGGCGATCATCGTCGAAGACCTGGTCAAACTGCTCGACGGTATCGGGGCCAGCCTGCGCCGCGGACGTTACCCGGACAGCTCGCACAGCAAGAAGATCGCGGCGATGCTGCGCAAGGTCGCAGAGGAACTGGATGCTTAA
- a CDS encoding helicase-associated domain-containing protein, protein MLTLASRLRALDDAALRRMIGLRRVSAHGIHDFFDLAEALLDPDAIESTLSRLDRSTLAVLAVAGELGAPSLATLVESLADLGHDTLDAADIAARVDRLEELMLLVAVDGTVRPYPAVTAQLRGWPARGLPSAADLAGVPAPTPLAPLSATDGRFTERLAAERAFAAVSSIAELLTELAREPARELSRGGLGLPDTKRLSAVMGIDVDEVAPLVSVAARAELIVLAGGYWGQSPAGEEWLVNGAATRWAVLAGSWLDALPTDVREILAQRPGVAWGDALHRFVAWLYPAGGAWMDERIAVFARDAELIGITARQATSAAGASVLVGDLDAAVATITASLPAEVGTVYLQHDLSIVAPGPLSSSIDARLRTFADVESRELASTYRLSGASVNRALAAGEDAESLLAFLASISVTGIPQPVDYLIRDAADRYGRVRVGALHPDDPDGASYVSSDDAALLGAIAVDQTFTPLGLSPVSATRLQSALPAHTVFWALTDARYPVAAEDAAGTIVHPRRHEFTAAPRTDLPDPSIALVETLRATDGGEAKAANAWLARQLDAAIKHRQTVSVSVRMPDGEVVDYLLEPASVGGGRFRARDRRADIERTLPLSSIVSITPAP, encoded by the coding sequence ATGCTGACGCTCGCCTCACGCCTCCGTGCACTGGACGACGCAGCACTGCGCCGCATGATCGGCCTCCGAAGGGTGTCGGCGCATGGCATCCACGACTTCTTCGACCTGGCCGAGGCCCTTCTTGACCCGGACGCGATCGAGTCGACCCTGTCGCGCCTGGACCGCAGCACCCTCGCCGTGCTCGCCGTGGCCGGTGAGCTGGGCGCCCCGTCGTTGGCCACGTTGGTCGAAAGCCTCGCCGACCTGGGGCACGACACCCTCGACGCCGCCGATATCGCCGCCCGCGTGGACCGCCTCGAGGAGCTCATGCTCCTGGTGGCCGTCGACGGTACCGTGCGCCCGTACCCCGCGGTCACCGCCCAGCTGCGCGGCTGGCCGGCGCGCGGTCTGCCGAGCGCCGCCGACCTGGCCGGCGTGCCCGCGCCGACCCCGCTCGCGCCGCTCTCGGCCACCGACGGCCGCTTCACCGAGCGCCTCGCCGCCGAGCGCGCCTTCGCCGCCGTGTCGTCGATCGCCGAGCTGCTCACCGAACTCGCCCGGGAACCCGCCCGCGAACTCAGCCGCGGCGGCCTCGGCCTGCCGGACACCAAACGCCTCTCCGCCGTGATGGGCATCGACGTCGACGAGGTGGCCCCCCTCGTGAGCGTCGCCGCGCGCGCCGAGCTGATCGTGCTCGCCGGCGGCTACTGGGGCCAGTCCCCCGCCGGCGAGGAGTGGCTGGTCAACGGCGCCGCGACACGCTGGGCCGTCCTGGCCGGGTCCTGGCTCGACGCCCTGCCCACCGACGTGCGCGAGATCCTCGCCCAACGCCCCGGGGTCGCCTGGGGCGATGCTCTGCACCGCTTCGTGGCCTGGCTCTACCCCGCGGGCGGTGCCTGGATGGACGAACGGATCGCCGTCTTCGCCCGCGACGCCGAGCTGATCGGGATCACCGCGCGGCAGGCGACGAGCGCGGCCGGCGCATCCGTGCTGGTGGGCGACCTCGATGCCGCCGTCGCCACCATCACGGCCTCGCTGCCCGCCGAAGTGGGCACCGTCTACCTGCAACACGACCTGTCCATCGTCGCCCCCGGCCCGCTCTCGTCGTCCATCGACGCCCGGCTGCGCACCTTCGCGGATGTCGAGAGCCGCGAACTGGCCTCGACCTACCGCCTGAGCGGTGCGTCGGTCAATCGCGCCCTCGCGGCCGGCGAGGATGCCGAGTCGCTGCTGGCCTTCCTCGCGTCGATCTCCGTCACGGGCATTCCGCAGCCGGTGGACTACCTCATCCGCGACGCCGCCGACCGGTACGGGCGCGTGCGGGTGGGCGCCCTGCACCCGGACGACCCCGACGGCGCCAGTTACGTGTCGTCGGACGACGCGGCGCTGCTCGGCGCCATCGCCGTTGACCAGACTTTCACCCCGCTGGGCCTCAGCCCCGTCTCCGCCACCCGGCTGCAGAGCGCGCTCCCGGCGCACACCGTGTTCTGGGCGCTCACCGACGCCCGCTATCCCGTCGCCGCCGAGGACGCGGCCGGCACCATCGTGCATCCCCGGCGACACGAGTTCACGGCGGCCCCCCGCACCGACCTGCCCGACCCGAGCATCGCGCTCGTGGAGACACTGCGCGCCACCGACGGCGGTGAGGCCAAGGCAGCCAACGCCTGGCTCGCCCGCCAGCTCGATGCCGCGATCAAACACCGGCAGACCGTGTCGGTGAGCGTGCGGATGCCGGACGGGGAGGTCGTCGACTACCTGCTCGAACCGGCCAGCGTCGGCGGCGGCCGGTTCAGGGCGAGGGACCGGCGCGCGGACATCGAACGCACCCTGCCGCTGTCCAGCATCGTGAGCATCACCCCCGCCCCCTGA